Proteins from one Penaeus vannamei isolate JL-2024 chromosome 8, ASM4276789v1, whole genome shotgun sequence genomic window:
- the LOC138862372 gene encoding uncharacterized protein, protein MKNDPITDQQRPPPKTIKDPIKDPTKDPIEDPTKDPIKDPTKDPIKDPTKDPIKDPTKDPTKDPIKDPIKDPTKDPITSHQRPHERPHERPHERPHQRPHHVPSKTYYGGGGDCDGGDDYGGGGDYDGGDEYGGGGNQGTGEEVMVLL, encoded by the exons ATGAAAAACGACCCCATCACAGACCAGCAAAGACCGCCGCCAAAGACCATCAAAGACCCCATCAAAGACCCCACGAAAGACCCCATCGAAGACCCCACGAAAGACCCCATCAAAGACCCCACGAAAGACCCCATCAAAGACCCCACGAAAGACCCCATCAAAGACCCCACGAAAGACCCCACGAAAGACCCCATCAAAGACCCCATCAAAGACCCCACGAAAGACCCCATCACGTCCCATCAAAGACCCCACGAAAGACCCCACGAAAGACCCCACGAAAGACCCCATCAAAGACCCCATCACGTCCCATCAAAGACTTAC tatggtggtggtggtgactgtgatggtggtgatgactatggtggtggtggtgactatgatggtggtgatgagtatGGTGGTGGAGGCAACCAAGGCACGGGGGAGGAGGTCATGGTGTTGCTTTAG